From the genome of Nitrosopumilus sp., one region includes:
- a CDS encoding serine/threonine protein kinase, with the protein MEHLFISIKKFADEPYSKIIGYPKATSRQIRSRVNELEKLGIKSISLTGPTTLGNLPILGKGYVGVVVIAKKDNKEIALKIRRTDSPRKGMKNESVLLKLVNSVDVGPKMFDVSRNFLAMEYLEGDKFSDWIDLLKGIGRAKKLKSIIKSILEDCYRLDQIDFDHGELSNISKHVIVGKTKASLIDFESSSTKRRPSNVTSITQAFFIGSGNAKKIQKIYKNPPKEKIIEGLKHYKKEKTRENFENLLKILKL; encoded by the coding sequence ATGGAACACTTATTCATTTCAATTAAGAAATTTGCTGATGAACCTTATTCAAAAATTATCGGATATCCGAAAGCTACTAGTCGCCAAATTAGATCAAGAGTAAATGAATTAGAAAAATTAGGAATTAAATCAATATCATTAACTGGCCCCACCACACTTGGAAACCTGCCAATTTTAGGAAAAGGATATGTCGGCGTTGTAGTCATTGCAAAAAAAGACAATAAGGAAATTGCATTAAAAATTCGAAGGACTGATTCCCCTAGAAAAGGAATGAAGAACGAGTCTGTTTTATTAAAATTAGTAAATTCAGTTGACGTAGGTCCAAAAATGTTTGATGTTAGCAGAAATTTCTTAGCTATGGAATATCTTGAAGGGGATAAATTTAGTGATTGGATTGATTTACTAAAAGGAATTGGCCGTGCAAAGAAATTAAAATCTATAATTAAGAGTATTTTAGAGGATTGCTATAGATTAGATCAAATAGATTTTGACCATGGGGAATTAAGCAATATATCAAAACATGTTATCGTAGGAAAAACTAAAGCCAGTCTTATTGATTTTGAAAGTTCAAGTACCAAAAGAAGACCATCAAATGTCACATCAATTACCCAGGCATTTTTTATTGGATCAGGAAACGCAAAGAAAATTCAGAAAATTTACAAAAATCCACCTAAAGAAAAAATCATTGAGGGATTGAAACATTACAAAAAAGAGAAAACTCGAGAAAATTTTGAAAACCTGTTGAAAATTTTGAAATTATAA
- a CDS encoding nucleotide-binding protein, with the protein MQSENCAYCGDLTDLPFQCNYCKDPFCAEHRLPEEHRCVKLSQIRAKRFGEKKVIRDGGRNKPNIFKRIFKRFQS; encoded by the coding sequence ATGCAATCAGAAAATTGTGCATACTGTGGAGATTTAACAGATTTGCCATTTCAATGTAATTATTGCAAGGATCCGTTTTGTGCAGAGCACAGACTTCCAGAAGAGCACAGATGTGTAAAACTCAGTCAGATCAGAGCAAAAAGATTTGGTGAAAAAAAAGTAATACGGGATGGGGGACGCAACAAGCCAAATATCTTCAAACGTATTTTTAAGAGATTTCAAAGTTAG
- a CDS encoding SDR family NAD(P)-dependent oxidoreductase encodes MIKGKVAIITGASSGIGSATALALSKAGVKVALGARRVDRLEELANKITSSGGEAFFQKLDVTQRSECENFAKDVLAKWGSIDILVNNAGLMPLSLFKNLKVDEWDRMIDVNIKGVLYSTGAVISHMKEKKSGHIVNLSSVAGRVVFVGGSVYCATKFAVAAFSEGLRQEFSARSNIRVTSIEPGVVATELNDTITDESLQGFVENAKKMESLQAEDIANAILYAVDSPSHVNVNEILIRPTTQAL; translated from the coding sequence ATGATTAAAGGTAAAGTTGCAATAATAACCGGAGCCAGCAGCGGTATAGGTTCTGCCACCGCCTTGGCATTATCAAAAGCTGGAGTTAAAGTTGCATTAGGTGCTCGAAGAGTTGATAGATTAGAAGAGCTTGCAAATAAAATTACTTCTAGTGGCGGAGAGGCATTCTTTCAGAAATTGGATGTGACACAAAGATCTGAGTGTGAAAATTTTGCCAAAGATGTTTTAGCCAAATGGGGTTCCATTGATATTCTTGTAAACAATGCTGGTTTGATGCCTCTGAGTTTGTTTAAAAATTTGAAAGTTGACGAATGGGATAGAATGATTGATGTGAACATAAAGGGAGTTTTGTATTCTACAGGTGCCGTAATTTCACATATGAAAGAAAAGAAATCTGGACATATAGTTAATCTTTCATCTGTGGCTGGAAGAGTTGTCTTTGTCGGAGGCAGTGTATATTGCGCAACTAAATTTGCAGTTGCTGCATTTAGCGAAGGTTTAAGGCAAGAATTTAGTGCTCGCTCCAACATCAGAGTTACTAGTATTGAACCCGGGGTCGTTGCAACAGAACTAAATGATACCATTACCGATGAATCCTTGCAGGGATTTGTTGAAAATGCAAAGAAGATGGAATCTTTACAGGCAGAGGATATTGCAAATGCCATTTTGTATGCAGTTGATTCTCCATCACACGTAAATGTAAATGAGATTCTGATACGACCTACGACTCAAGCGCTTTAA
- the cca gene encoding CCA tRNA nucleotidyltransferase produces MKIVISKISKTVITTKIVEQSKERIANLAYSLVEKEIEKYAEVTGLEFGGSFAKGTWLDKDADIDIFIRFKKTTSEEKFEKISKRIGFDALKKYSPYVRYSQHPYIEASIRNTKINVVPFYDVKIGEWKSAADRSPFHTKFMEKSLTSKMRNDVKILKIFLKSNGIYGAEIAKQGFSGYISEVLILEFGSFENLVRSMSKIEEKQIIGEATKKFETPITVIDPIDSNRNLAAAISDENIGKFILICRAFKQKPSLKFFKSQKSKVSKKYWSNLLVIKFDYKVRSPDIIWGQIKRATSTLATQLELGGFTVLRSKSHTDEIKEAYLLFFLESTKISQMYQKHGPEFFRDDSSKSFISKNLKNTELMWIGSDRRIISLEARKHTDAARFITEFLKKKLEMGIPKGLQKDFKHGFKISVGNKNLGKSIKEAAGELISTDGTLIHFN; encoded by the coding sequence ATGAAAATAGTAATTTCTAAAATTTCCAAGACTGTAATTACAACTAAAATAGTAGAGCAATCAAAAGAGCGAATTGCAAATTTGGCATATAGTTTAGTTGAAAAAGAAATTGAGAAATATGCAGAAGTTACAGGTCTTGAATTTGGAGGTTCTTTTGCAAAAGGAACATGGTTAGATAAAGATGCGGATATTGATATTTTTATTAGATTCAAAAAAACCACATCAGAAGAGAAATTTGAGAAAATCTCAAAGAGAATTGGTTTTGACGCATTGAAAAAATATTCTCCATATGTGAGATATTCTCAACATCCGTATATCGAGGCCAGCATTAGAAACACAAAGATCAACGTCGTGCCATTTTATGATGTAAAAATTGGCGAATGGAAAAGTGCTGCAGATAGATCCCCATTTCATACTAAGTTTATGGAAAAGTCGCTAACATCAAAAATGAGAAACGACGTTAAAATTCTAAAAATATTTCTCAAGTCAAATGGAATTTATGGTGCAGAGATTGCTAAACAAGGATTTAGTGGATATATTTCTGAAGTTTTGATTTTAGAATTTGGAAGTTTTGAAAATCTCGTTAGATCAATGTCAAAAATTGAGGAAAAACAGATCATTGGAGAAGCTACAAAAAAATTTGAAACGCCGATAACAGTCATAGATCCGATTGATAGTAACAGAAACTTAGCTGCTGCAATTTCCGATGAAAATATTGGAAAATTTATTCTTATTTGTAGAGCATTTAAACAAAAGCCATCATTAAAATTTTTTAAGAGTCAAAAGTCAAAAGTATCAAAAAAATATTGGAGTAATTTGCTAGTAATAAAATTTGATTATAAAGTTAGAAGTCCAGACATAATATGGGGACAAATCAAAAGAGCAACTTCTACATTAGCCACACAGTTGGAATTAGGCGGATTTACTGTACTTAGAAGTAAGTCTCATACGGATGAGATAAAAGAAGCATATCTCTTATTCTTCTTAGAATCTACAAAAATTAGCCAAATGTATCAAAAGCATGGACCAGAATTTTTTAGAGACGACAGTTCCAAGAGCTTTATTTCTAAAAATCTTAAAAATACAGAGCTAATGTGGATAGGAAGTGACAGAAGAATTATTTCATTGGAAGCAAGAAAGCATACTGATGCAGCCAGATTTATCACAGAATTCTTAAAAAAGAAACTTGAAATGGGAATACCAAAAGGCCTTCAAAAGGATTTCAAACATGGTTTTAAAATTTCTGTTGGAAACAAAAATTTGGGCAAATCAATTAAAGAGGCAGCAGGAGAATTGATTTCAACAGATGGAACACTTATTCATTTCAATTAA
- the glnA gene encoding type I glutamate--ammonia ligase yields the protein MPYKVSHGKAIQVGYSPDEVFSRIQHEGIQFIDLQFTGLTGHFHHTTISANTFTPEQMRDGLPKLDGSSIVGFADINDSDLLLKPDPNTFAIIPWMTENKTARLLCDVYWGENRGRLSRDPRGISQKAEEYVKSQGFDFSTWGPEVEFFVFDKVHWDVLTPYKGQSYSIESKEAPWSQSGDGYPMGLQEGYYPTTPADTLTPYRNECVNILSQNFGILCDNHHHEVATAGQCEIDIKYDYMTNAADAAQSYKYVIKNVAQKYGKVATCMPKPIAMDSGSGMHVNVSLWKGQENAFYDPDDEIELSQLGRYFCGGIISHAKALSAICNPTTNSYHRLVPGYEAPAYIAWSSGNRSAIVRVPKHLKGKSYSNLKRLEFRAPDPSSNPYLVFAAVTAAGMDGVKKKMDPGDEVRDDIFKMTKSDRAKRGIGVLPKSLGDALNELESDRKFLNPIYTNDVIDKIIELERRDQREISIRPHPHEFYLYFDV from the coding sequence TTGCCATATAAAGTCAGTCACGGTAAAGCAATCCAAGTGGGATATTCACCCGATGAAGTTTTCTCAAGAATTCAACATGAGGGTATTCAGTTCATAGATCTTCAATTTACAGGCCTTACAGGTCATTTTCATCATACTACAATTTCGGCAAATACCTTTACTCCTGAACAAATGAGGGACGGATTACCAAAATTAGACGGTTCATCGATTGTTGGTTTTGCAGATATTAATGATTCAGACCTTCTTCTAAAACCAGATCCAAACACATTTGCAATAATTCCCTGGATGACTGAAAACAAAACAGCTAGACTGCTTTGTGATGTCTATTGGGGAGAAAATAGAGGAAGACTATCAAGGGATCCCAGAGGAATTTCTCAAAAAGCAGAAGAATACGTAAAATCTCAGGGTTTTGATTTTAGCACATGGGGACCAGAAGTCGAGTTCTTTGTTTTTGATAAAGTGCATTGGGATGTTCTAACACCATACAAGGGTCAGTCTTATTCAATTGAATCAAAAGAAGCACCATGGAGTCAATCTGGAGACGGATATCCCATGGGATTACAAGAAGGATATTATCCCACTACGCCTGCTGACACTCTTACTCCATACAGAAATGAATGCGTGAATATTCTCAGTCAAAATTTTGGAATTTTATGTGATAATCACCATCATGAAGTTGCAACCGCAGGACAATGTGAAATTGATATCAAGTATGATTACATGACAAACGCTGCAGATGCTGCACAATCCTACAAATATGTAATTAAAAATGTGGCACAAAAATATGGAAAGGTTGCAACCTGTATGCCAAAACCAATTGCCATGGATTCTGGTTCAGGCATGCATGTAAATGTCAGTTTGTGGAAAGGACAAGAAAACGCATTTTATGATCCAGATGATGAGATTGAATTAAGTCAACTTGGCAGATATTTTTGTGGTGGAATTATTAGCCATGCAAAAGCACTTTCTGCAATTTGTAATCCAACAACCAACTCATATCACAGATTAGTACCAGGATATGAAGCTCCAGCATACATTGCATGGAGTTCTGGAAATCGTTCTGCAATTGTAAGAGTTCCAAAACACCTCAAAGGAAAAAGTTACTCTAACTTAAAGAGACTTGAATTCAGGGCTCCAGATCCTTCGTCAAATCCGTATCTTGTATTTGCAGCAGTTACAGCCGCAGGAATGGATGGAGTGAAGAAGAAAATGGATCCTGGAGATGAAGTTCGTGATGACATATTCAAAATGACCAAATCAGATAGAGCAAAAAGAGGAATAGGCGTTCTTCCAAAAAGTTTAGGTGATGCACTAAATGAATTAGAAAGTGATAGAAAATTCCTTAACCCTATTTACACGAATGACGTTATTGATAAAATTATTGAGCTAGAGAGAAGAGATCAACGAGAAATATCCATCAGGCCGCATCCACATGAATTTTATCTGTACTTTGATGTCTAA
- a CDS encoding NAD(P)/FAD-dependent oxidoreductase, producing the protein MTDIPHVVILGGGFGGLSAANELRNVLPSSQVKITVIDKKDWFMVGFAKLWIINGTRTFEDSIGSLNELGKKEIDFIKDEVSSINLKDKNVKTKTQKISFDFLIISMGAVLVPQKIPGLEQNGFNLYDHNHLLEIREKLESIKSGKIAISIMGMPYKCPPAPFEASLLIDSMLRKRGVRDSIQIDFYSPAPITLPAAGTEVSRQILELINSEQIVFHDSSKIKSVESKKLIFEDDEADFDLLLAIPPHVAPKVIYDSGLAKEPGFIPINRDCKTPFENVFAVGDVTSLVVTETMAVPKAGIFAEGEGITVAQNIISQIQSVEESALFDGKGGCFIESGRTTASVIEVDMFSHSKPSTNLTESTSDNLSKKIQFEKERLSKWL; encoded by the coding sequence TTGACAGATATTCCTCATGTTGTAATTTTAGGTGGAGGTTTTGGTGGACTCTCTGCTGCAAATGAATTAAGGAATGTACTACCGTCATCACAAGTAAAAATTACGGTAATCGACAAAAAAGACTGGTTTATGGTAGGATTTGCAAAGTTATGGATTATCAATGGAACTCGTACGTTTGAAGATTCAATTGGATCATTAAATGAACTAGGGAAAAAAGAAATTGATTTCATTAAAGATGAAGTTTCATCAATTAATCTTAAAGACAAAAATGTAAAAACAAAAACCCAGAAAATTTCTTTTGATTTTCTCATTATTTCAATGGGAGCAGTGTTAGTTCCTCAAAAAATTCCTGGATTAGAACAAAACGGATTCAATCTGTATGATCACAATCATCTCTTAGAAATACGTGAGAAGCTTGAGAGTATAAAATCTGGAAAAATCGCAATATCCATAATGGGCATGCCGTACAAGTGTCCTCCTGCACCATTTGAGGCTAGTTTACTGATAGATTCCATGCTAAGAAAAAGAGGAGTTCGCGATTCGATACAAATTGATTTTTACAGTCCTGCACCTATTACTTTACCAGCTGCGGGTACTGAAGTCAGTAGACAAATTCTTGAATTAATTAATTCTGAACAAATTGTTTTTCATGACTCCTCCAAAATCAAATCTGTTGAATCCAAAAAGTTAATTTTTGAAGATGACGAAGCTGATTTTGATTTACTTTTAGCAATTCCACCACATGTTGCTCCAAAAGTGATCTATGATTCTGGATTGGCAAAAGAACCGGGATTCATTCCAATAAACAGGGATTGTAAAACGCCTTTTGAAAACGTGTTTGCAGTTGGTGATGTGACTAGCCTAGTTGTCACAGAAACCATGGCGGTTCCTAAAGCAGGAATTTTTGCTGAAGGAGAAGGCATTACCGTTGCACAAAATATTATTTCACAAATCCAATCCGTAGAAGAATCTGCATTGTTTGATGGCAAGGGTGGATGCTTTATTGAATCTGGTAGAACCACCGCATCTGTTATTGAGGTGGATATGTTCTCACATTCCAAACCATCAACGAACCTTACAGAATCAACTTCTGATAATCTTTCAAAAAAGATTCAATTTGAAAAAGAAAGATTGTCTAAATGGTTATGA